AGGCGGCGAAGAACAGTTTTTTGGCGACGATTCGTTCCAGGCGCAAGAGCAGCTTGTCTGGTGAAAATGGTTTGATGATGTAATCGTCGGGGATCAGTTCAACGGCGGAAACGACCTGTTCGTAAGTCTGTTCTCCGGTGACCATCATGAAAATCGTTTCGTCTGCCAGCAGGCTGAAACGGCGGAGCTCTTCCAGCAGTTGCTGGCCGGAGCGTCCTTCGCCCAGCATGTAATCGCACAGGATAATGTCAGGGGCATTATTGCGGATGCGAAAAATTGCATCCTGGTAGTTGGTGGCGAATTCGACTGAAAAGGCACCCAGCTGCAAGGCCACGGTGCGCAGGGCGTCACGCGCTTGTGGCTGGTCGTCAATGACGAGAAAACGCTTTTTGCTGTAGTCGGCCATCAGGGTAGGCGCAGCTCGAAACGGGCACCCCCCAGTGCGCCGTGGTTGCTCAAGTGCAGGCTGCCTTGCCGGCTTCGGCGATGGTGCAGTTGGGCCAGACGTTCGGCGACCATCAGGCCGGTTCCTTGCGCCGGTGGTAGTGAAGTGAAGCCCGGACCATCGTCGTCAACACACAGGGATAGCCAGCCATCGTTTACCGTGGCGCTCAGGCATACCTCTTGGCGAGCGTAACGTCCGGCATTCTGGACGGCATTGTTGAGCATGTCGGTGATCAGGTCGCGGTCAAGCGGCCATTCGTCTACAACAGTGCAATTGACTGTGAGGGCAATGTTGCGGACGGCCAGATGCTTCTGCTGGGCGAGCATGACTTCGTCGCAGATGTCGCCGACGATGGCGGGCGTGATGGCGGCAACAGCATCCTGGCGCAGCAGGTGGTAGGCAGTCAGGGTGCGCGACAGGCGGGTGGCGGCGGATTCGATGGCGTAACGGGCTTCTGCCATCTCAATGCCATGCTCCGCCTCACTCGCGGCGATCAGGGATTCGGCGATAAATAGCTGGTTCTTGGCGTCGTGAACGCCCGAGGCGAGAATGTCGAGCTGTTTATGCATGCTTTGTCTCCAGCTGTTTTTTTCTCAAGCATAACCTGTCAGGCCGTAGAACGCAGCGTATATGCGAGACATAGGCGCAGCGGAATGGCGGCGGCAGTGAACAGATCGGTCAGTTCGCTGGTGCTCAGGGTGGCTGGCATGACGCTGACCCGCCCGTTGCCGACCGCGAAAACCGGCGTCTCGAGCAAGGCGCGGCGGGCCGATTCGAGGGCGGCTATAGTCTCGCTATCGAGATTCGTACTGGACAGGACGAGAAAGTGAATGGCCGGGGCCGGGGCGCTGGTCAGCGGATCGCTGTCGGCCGCACGGGGCAGGGGGGTGCTGCGCACCCGCGTATCTTCCTCGATGCGCCAGGGCCAGATGTAAAGGCCGGGGGCTTCTGCGGGGCGACTGACGCTGACCGGCAGCGTGGCGTGTTGCTCGAGAACCTGGCACAAGGCGGTCAGGCGGGCGAAAAGAGGCATGGCGTTCTCCTGAACGTGCCGGGTGGCTGTTCAGGCTAGCACAATGCAGCTCAGCGGGTTGTCTGCTTCAGACAGAGTGGCAAACCGGCAGCGACCAGGGTGACCTGATCACAGACCGTTGCGATGCGCTGATTGAGCCGGCCCTGTTCGTCGGCAAACAGGCGGGACACGGGATGCATCGGCACGATTCCCCAGCCGACTTCGTTGGAGACCAGGATGATGTGGCCGGGCAATTGCGGTAACAGCTCGACGAGTGCGGCGGTTTCGTCACGGAGCAGGGGACAGGCGATGGCCTCGCCGGCCTCGGCCTGCGCCGCCGCCTGACCGGCGAAGATCAGATTGGACAGCCACAGGGTCAGGCAATCGACCAGTATGCAGGTGTCTGCTGCGGCCAGTTCGCGCAGGCGGCTTGCCAGGTGCAGGGTTTCCTCGACACAGCCCCAGTCGGCCGGCCGGCGTTCACGGTGATGGGCGACGCGGCGGGTCATTTCGCCATCGAGGGCTTGAGCGGTGGCGAGGTAGACCACCTTAAGGCAGCGTTGGCTCGCCGATTCGCGGGCCCGCTGTTCTGCCAGCAGGCTCTTGCCGGAACGGGCTCCGCCGAGAATAAGTTCTTTCATGCCGGCACTTTAGGTGATTGCATAGCCAACCGGCAAGCCGGATAATTCGTCCCGATTCGACGTAACGGAACCCGGTGCAATTCCGGGGCGGGCCCGCCGCTGTAATCGGGGACGGCAGCTGCACGATGCCACTGGTGAAAGCCGGGAAGGCGCAGCGAACCGGCTGATCCGAAAGCCAGAAGACGTGTCGAGTCCTCTTGGGAAACCTGTGGACAGGGTTTCGCGGCCGTGCCTTGGCGATTTTCGCCTGGCGTCGCCGCGAGGCCCTTTTCCTTTTGGAGAATCGGATGCATTCGTTTCAGATTACCGCCCCGGACCGGGCCATTGAAGCCTCACTGATCAACAAGGTCGACCGCAAGACCAAGCCGCTCGGTGCGCTTGGCCTGCTCGAACGTACGGCGATCAGGGTCGGCCTGATCCAGCAGCGGCTCGATCCGCAATTCGGCCAGCCGCATCTGCTGGTTTTTGCCGGCGACCACGGGGCGGCCAAGGCCGGTGTCTCGGCCTACCCGCAGGATGTGACCTGGCAGATGGTCGAGAACTTTCTGGCGGGTGGTGCAGCGATCAATGTCTTCGCCCGGCAGAACGGGCTGCATCTGGCCATCATCGATGCTGGTGTCGCCCATGATTTCGGCAAGCGGGCCGGGCTGATCGATGCCAAGGTGGCGTTCGGTACGGCGAATTACATCGAGGCAGCCGCGATGAGCGCTGATCAGTGTGCGCAGGCCATCGCGCGCGGCGCAGAAATCAGCCGCAATCTGGCAGCCAATGGCTGCAATGTCGTCGGCTTTGGCGAAATGGGTATCGGCAATACGGCGTCGGCCTCGCTGATTACCCATTGTCTGACCGGTCTGCCGCTGGCCGAATGCATCGGTCGCGGCACCGGCCTGGACGATACCGGGCTGGCCCGCAAGCACGCGTTGCTCGAAACGGCGCTCCAGCGCTATCGCGCAGCCGGCGGCGGTAACGAGCCATTGGCGGTGCTGGCCGAATTCGGTGGCTTTGAGATCGCCATGATGGTTGGTGCCATGCTTGGCGCGGCAGAAGCGAGGATGACCCTGCTCATCGATGGTTTTATTGTCAGTGCGGCGGCATGGGTGGCGACCCGTCTGGCCCCGGCGCTGGCCGACTATTGTGTGTTCTGCCACCGCTCGGCCGAGGCGGGGCATCGCGCCCAGTTGTCGGCGCTCGGTGCCGAACCTTTGCTTGACCTCGGTCTGCGACTTGGCGAAGGGACCGGCGCGGCGCTGGCCTTTCCGCTGGTGCAGGCATCACTCAATTTTCTCATCGAAATGGCCAGTTTCGAATCGGCCGGCGTGTCCGACAAAAACGCGGACTAGGTCTGATGCTACGTCACGAGCTGGAATATTTCTTCGGTGCCATCCGCTTTTTTACGCGGCTGCCAGTACCCGGCTGGGTCGGGCATTCGGCCGAGGCGCTCAATCATTCGGCACGCTACTTTCCGGCCGTCGGCCTGATCGTCGGCGGCATTGGTGCACTGGTCTATCTTTGCGCGGTAATGCTTTGGCCGCAGCCGGTGGCCGTGCTGCTGTCGATGACGGCAACCATTTATGCAACCGGGGCTTTCCACGAGGATGGGCTGGCTGACACCGTTGATGGCTTCGGTGGTGGCTGGAATAAATTACGTATCCTCGAGATCATGAAGGACTCGCGGGTCGGCAGCTACGGTGTGGTGGCGATGGTATTGGCGCTGCTCGGTAAATTCACCCTGCTTTCTTCGCTTGATGGCGCCCTGGTTCCCTTTGCCCTGATCGCCGGCCACGCCCTGTCACGCTTCTGCGCCACGACCCTGTTGGCGACGATGGATTATGTGCGCGAGGATATGCAGTCGAAAGCCAAGCCCCTGGCCACCCGGCTGTCCGTGGGTGCGATGCTGGTCGGGCTGGCCTTCGTGCTGCCGGCACTGGGTTTTCTGCCCTTGGCCAAGGGGCTGGCTGGTGGCGTGATGGCGGCGCTCGTCACGCTCTGGCTGGCGGCCAAATTTCGGCGCTGGTTGGGCGGCTATACGGGCGACTGCCTGGGGGCGACGCAGCAGCTTAGCGAAATCGCCTTCTATCTCGGGCTGCTGGCGAACTGGCTGCCATGATCCTGCATCTGATCCGCCACCCTAAGCCGATGATCGAAGCGGGTATTTGCTATGGAAGAAGCGATCTTCCGGCCGCCATTGAGTCGGCCGACCTTGCCCGTCTGCGCACCGAGTTGCCGCCCGGTCTGCCGGTGTGGAGCAGCCCGCTACAGCGCTGCCGCGTACTGTCGGATCAACTCCATGCGCAGCCGATCATCGATGACCGGTTGGCCGAAATGAATTTTGGCCATTGGGAAGGGCGGCCGTGGGATGAGATTCCCCGGTCGCAACTCGATGCCTGGGCGGCCGATATCGCGAACTATGCGCCACCCGGAGGCGAGTCTCCGACTGCCTTGCAGCAGCGAGCGCTGGCTTTTGTTGCCGGGTTGACCGTGCCGGAGGCGGTAATGGTTACCCACGCCGGGGTTATCCGGATGTTGCTGGCGCACTGGCTGGGCCTGCCGCCAGCGCGGTGGAACGAGTTGCAATTCGAATTTTCGACAGTGACCACGGTTTCCCTGACCCACGACAGCGCCGACCTGATCCGTCTGAATCGGTAGAATGTCGACTTTCGTTTCGAATGACCGCACTCTGTGACTCAAAATTCAAGCCCGGCCTATTCCAATAGCCAGATTTATCGCCGCCTGCTGACCTGGGTGCAGCCGCACTGGCGGGTTTTTGCCCTGGGTGTGCTTGGCATGGTGTGCACGGCTGCTACTGAGCCGCTATTCCCGGCTCTGATGAAGCATTTGCTCGATAGCGGCTTCGTCGCCAAGGACGAGCGCGACATTGTCCTGATTCCGGCAGCGATGATTGGCATTTTTATTTTTCGCGGCATGTCTACCTACGCCAGCGGCTACTCAATGGCCTGGGTCGCCGCGCGGGTCGTGCTTGATCTGCGTCAGGCCATGTTCCGGCGCCTGCTCAGCCTGCCGACCCGGTTCTACGACGACCAGTCGACCGGTGTCCTGATTTCCAAGGTGGCCTACGACGTCACCAACGTCACCCAGGCCGCCACCGGTGTCATCACCACGGTCATCCGCGATACCCTGACCATCCTCGGCCTGCTCGGCTTCCTGCTCTATCTTGACTGGAAACTGACCCTGATCGCCCTCACCGTCGGACCGGTCATCCTCGGCGTCATCAAGATTTTCAGCAAGCGCCTGCGGGCTGCCAGCCGCTCAGGCTATTCCGCCATGGGCCTGATTACCCACATCCTTGAAGAGGCGGTCGGGGCGCACAAGGTAGTGAAGATTTTTGGCGGCCAGAAATACGAGGCAGCTCGTTTCGACGAGGCGACCAATGTCTATCGTCGGGCGACCATGCGCGAAGCTGCGGCGGCATCAGCAACCGTGCCGCTGACCCAGGTCGCTGCATCGTCCTCGGTTGCGATCATTACTTACCTCGCCCTGCGTCAGTCGGCAGGGCCTGATGGCACAACGGTTGGCGAATTCCTCTCTTTCATTACAGCACTGCTCATGCTGCTCGCCCCGGTCAAGCGCTTGACCGATGTCAGCAACCCACTGCAGCGTGGTCTGGCCGCAGCAGAAAGCGTGTTCCAGGTCCTCGATGAAATTCCCGAAGATGATCTAGGCCAGTATGAACTGCCGCGCGCTAACGGCCATCTGACATTTGATCAGGTTAATTTCGCCTATCCGGGGACCAGTCGCCCCGCGTTGCAAGACATCAATCTGGATATCCTGCCCGGCCAAACGGTGGCGCTAGTCGGTGCATCGGGAAGCGGCAAGACGACAATGGCGGCACTCATTCCGCGCTTTTATCACCTGAATGCCGGACGCTTGCTGCTGGATGGGCATCATGTCGAGGAACTCAAGCTCGAAAGCCTGCGCAACAATATCGCGTTGGTCAGCCAGGATGTTGTGCTGTTCAACGATACGGTCCGCGCCAACATTGCTTACGGTTATGCCGGCCTGTCGAGTGAAGAAGAGATTATTACTGCGGCCAAGGCGGCCAATGCCTGGGAATTCATCAACCAGATGGATCAGGGGCTGGATACCGAAGTGGGTGAAAACGGCGTCAAGCTGTCGGGGGGCAGCGCCAGCGCCTGGCCATCGCGCGGGCTTTCCTAAAAAATGCACCTGTCTTGATTCTCGATGAGGCGACTTCGGCCCTTGATACCGAATCCGAACGTCTGATCCAGGCCGCCTTGGACACACTGATTCTTGGCCGGACGACTATCGTGATTGCCCACCGCCTGTCGACCATCGAACGTGCAGACCTGATTGTGGTGCTGGATCAGGGGCGCATCGTCGAGCGCGGCAGGCATGCGGAGTTGTTGGCGCTTGATGGGGTGTATGCCAAATTACAGCGTTTGCAGCACGATAACGTTGGTTCCCTGGCTGGCTGATTGAGCGTCAGATCGGGCCCCTGTCCGAGGCTGGTTTAACTGTTCGTCTATTCTTGGTGCGGAGTTCGCTGAGTGATAGAACGGAAGAATAGATTTTCCTTTTTTAGCTCCTGGTGAGTGCCGCATGCGTAAATTGTCACTGTACTGTAAGAGCTTTAGGCGCGATCTTTTGCGCGCTGGACATCTTGCTGAATCGATTGGTCGTTATAACCGTGAAGGATTGCCGTTCTACATGTCAGTTCCAGCGGCTGACCTGGAGATGTTCCGGCAACACCTGACGGGGACAAGCGTGATCCTGCTGTCCGATGAGTCGATCATTGCGGCCAACCCGAAGCACGATATCGCGCAAATCAATGCCCTTCCAGGCGGCATTTCGCAGCAGATCGTCAAATCCGAATTCTGGCGACTGGGCCATAGCGAATGTTATGTCTGCCTCGACTCTGATGCTGAGTTCCTGCGCGACTTCAGCGAGGACGACTTTATTGCGCCGGATGGTAGTCCTTATACCGTGATGACGGAAGGCAAAGAACTGTTTGAGTTCTGCGACCGCTATCGCTATCCGCAGGTCAGGAAGGACATATCCCGTGAATGTGCTGAAGCGCAGGCATTCTTTGATCGGCCTGGTCGCCAATTTATATTTGCGATTCCTGCGGTGTGGTCGGTAGAAGTATGGAAAACGCTGGATCGCGAAGTACTTGTACCGATGGGTATTTCGTTTGCCGAGTTGATTGTGCGGTTTCCATATGAGTTGCGAATCTATGGAGAAGTGTTGCTGAAATACAGGCCCATTGTCCTCTGGCCGTGTGAGCCGTTATTTAAGATCTATTACTATGAGAGCCAGTATTTTTTCGACCAGAAGAGAAAAATTGGAGACAAGGAGTTACAGAAAAACTATCTGGGGGTGCTTCGGCAGTCGAACTGGAATTTGGTACATTGCGGATCATCTGACAAGCATTTGGCATCGAGGCTTGTCCGTTCGATCAAGCGTTATATCCGCTACCTTGGCGTTTAGTATGGCTTTTGGGCGGAGAGAATGAATTGGGTAGCCAACAATCCTTCCAGTCCGAGTTTGCCGAGCAGTTTCTTTTGGGGGCGCTCCAGTCCGGTCGTCAGGTAGGCTTCCACTTTTGCCCCAGATGCCTCGGCGAGTTGCTTGGCCGATGCCAGGGTAAAAAATCGCAGGTGAGTTCTGTCCAGAATGCCATCATCGGTGTAGTCGAAGCGACCTTTGAGCACTAGGGCGGAAAGGATGTGGTAATTGCGGATGTTTGGTACGCTAATGATGAAGCGTCCGCCTGGTTTCAGAAGGCAGTCAATGTCGCGCAATGTTTGCCACGGATTAATCAGGTGTTCGAGTACATCTAAAAACAAAATCAGATCAAGTGACTGTTCCGGTATGTCCGGCAATTTTTCCTCGATATTCACCGTGGAAAACGTGTCAATTAATGCCAGTGCTTCATCGTCTGGCTGAGAGAAAGGCTCCACGCCAGCGACCCATTCGCAATAGTCCTCTTTTTTTAGCCAGGCAAGTGTTTGCCCCTGGGAGCAACCCACTTCAAGCGCCCGCAGTTTCCGTTCTTTGGTAAGTAACGGGGCGATTTCTTTGCGGGCCCGGGAAAAGTAGGCGTCATTTTTTTGTTGGTAGAGGTTGTCGGTGGGGCTCATCGGGACGTTGTCATTCAGTTAAATCGGCGTTGTATTCTACAATGACACTTGCTCAGCCCATTCCAACACCAATGCCTCATTTCCTCATTCTCTCGCATGGCTTCAATATGGATGGCCGGGCTGCCAGTCAGACCATTACCGACAAGCTGCCATTCCTTTCTGCTCATGGCGTACATTTATCTGTCCTGTCAGCGGTGACCGGAATCAGGGATAAAGCGGTTACACATCAGCAACTATTGCCCTGGGGGCCATCCGGGCTGCGTTTCGATCTGCGGCACATGTTGCGTCTTCGTATCGGGAAGGGATTTGCCTATCGCATGATCATGCTCGTCGTATCTATTGTCTTGCTACCGCTTATCGTTTTGGAGCGCGCCCTGTTCGGACTGCAGAGCCAATGGTCGTGGGCGTTCCCTGCTGCTATTCGCGGCGCACTGATGCTTCGGAAAACTGCTGGCACAGTCGTGTATTCGACCGGCGGTGCCTATTCTGCGCATTTGGCTGCCTACTGGCTCAAGCGCTGGCTTGGGGCGCCGTGGATTGCCGAAATCCATGATCCCATGGTTCGGCCGGGGCAGGTGCCGCAGACGCGGGATCAGCGCTTTCAGGCATGGCTCGAAAAAATGATCTGTACCCATGCCGACCGCGTCTGGTGGTTTACGGAGGGTGCTTTGCGCGGTGCGCAGGCCCGAAATCCGCAACTCGCGGCGCGTGGTTTTGTTGTTTTTCCTGGCGCCAATCCACCGACGGTTCAAGCAAGTTACCGTCGTGGCGAGCAATTGGTCTTCGCCCATTTTGGGTCGCTGGATGCGACGCGTAGTCTGGCCCCCTTTGTTCGGACACTGGGCCAGTGGCTGCAACGGTATCCGGAACGACGCCGGCAGATCCGCGTCGACATCTACGGAGGCGCACTCGATACCGACAGCAGTAAGCTGGCTGAAACGCTGGGAATCGAGTCTCTCATGGTTTGCCATGGGCGACTGGAAGCTTGTCCAGAGAGTGGGTTGTCCGGTCGTGAGCGGGTCATGATCAAGATGCATGAGGCGGATTGTCTGTTGCTGATGCACGGAATGATTCCAGAATGTCCCGAATACATTCCGTCCAAGGTTTATGAGTATTTCTGGACGAGGCGTCCGGTGCTTGCGTTGACCTGGCGCAATCCGCAACTTGATCGACTGGTCATCGAACATGGTGGATACGTTGCGCCGACAGACGATCAGGCGGCAATTCTCAACGGCATTGACAGCATCTATGCTGATTGGTCAGCGGGTTGTTTGACGATGACACCGGAGGCATCGCCGCCACTCGGTGTCGAGCAGGCTGTCCGGCGCATCCTCGATGAATGCGGGACTGCCGGACTGGTGGGAGAAAATAAATGACCCGGGCGGCGCTGATTGTTCTGGGCTACGGGCAATTCGATAAGCTCACCCGCCATTGCCTTGATTCGGTACTACCTGCCGCCATCAGCTTGGGCGTTCCTGTATTGGCTGTAGACAACGCTTCGCCGGATGACAGTGCCAGCCAGTTGCAGGCGTATGGCGAATTGCATCCTGAGTTGCGCGTCTTGCTTACCGGGGAGAACCTTGGTTTTGCCGGTGGCATGAATCTTGGAGTCGCTGCCACCGATGCTGATTGGATCGTACTGGTCAATAGCGATACCCGTTTTGCCTCAGATGCCCTGGCGCGGCTGATTGATGCTTTCGGCCGTGCTGCAGCGGATGTGGGCATCATTGGTCCCCTCACCAACGCTGCGGGCAACGGTCAATACCTGGCGCTCGAAGGGGAAACGCCGGAAACGGTTATTGCTTCTGCCGGCCGCCTGTTGGCCGATGATACGGGGGTACTAATTCCTTGTTACCGGGCCGATTTTTTCTGTGTCGGTATCCGCCGTTCTCTGTGG
The DNA window shown above is from Dechloromonas sp. HYN0024 and carries:
- the cobU gene encoding bifunctional adenosylcobinamide kinase/adenosylcobinamide-phosphate guanylyltransferase; translation: MKELILGGARSGKSLLAEQRARESASQRCLKVVYLATAQALDGEMTRRVAHHRERRPADWGCVEETLHLASRLRELAAADTCILVDCLTLWLSNLIFAGQAAAQAEAGEAIACPLLRDETAALVELLPQLPGHIILVSNEVGWGIVPMHPVSRLFADEQGRLNQRIATVCDQVTLVAAGLPLCLKQTTR
- a CDS encoding Pvc16 family protein gives rise to the protein MPLFARLTALCQVLEQHATLPVSVSRPAEAPGLYIWPWRIEEDTRVRSTPLPRAADSDPLTSAPAPAIHFLVLSSTNLDSETIAALESARRALLETPVFAVGNGRVSVMPATLSTSELTDLFTAAAIPLRLCLAYTLRSTA
- a CDS encoding glycosyltransferase, whose amino-acid sequence is MTLAQPIPTPMPHFLILSHGFNMDGRAASQTITDKLPFLSAHGVHLSVLSAVTGIRDKAVTHQQLLPWGPSGLRFDLRHMLRLRIGKGFAYRMIMLVVSIVLLPLIVLERALFGLQSQWSWAFPAAIRGALMLRKTAGTVVYSTGGAYSAHLAAYWLKRWLGAPWIAEIHDPMVRPGQVPQTRDQRFQAWLEKMICTHADRVWWFTEGALRGAQARNPQLAARGFVVFPGANPPTVQASYRRGEQLVFAHFGSLDATRSLAPFVRTLGQWLQRYPERRRQIRVDIYGGALDTDSSKLAETLGIESLMVCHGRLEACPESGLSGRERVMIKMHEADCLLLMHGMIPECPEYIPSKVYEYFWTRRPVLALTWRNPQLDRLVIEHGGYVAPTDDQAAILNGIDSIYADWSAGCLTMTPEASPPLGVEQAVRRILDECGTAGLVGENK
- the cobT gene encoding nicotinate-nucleotide--dimethylbenzimidazole phosphoribosyltransferase, which encodes MHSFQITAPDRAIEASLINKVDRKTKPLGALGLLERTAIRVGLIQQRLDPQFGQPHLLVFAGDHGAAKAGVSAYPQDVTWQMVENFLAGGAAINVFARQNGLHLAIIDAGVAHDFGKRAGLIDAKVAFGTANYIEAAAMSADQCAQAIARGAEISRNLAANGCNVVGFGEMGIGNTASASLITHCLTGLPLAECIGRGTGLDDTGLARKHALLETALQRYRAAGGGNEPLAVLAEFGGFEIAMMVGAMLGAAEARMTLLIDGFIVSAAAWVATRLAPALADYCVFCHRSAEAGHRAQLSALGAEPLLDLGLRLGEGTGAALAFPLVQASLNFLIEMASFESAGVSDKNAD
- a CDS encoding adenosylcobinamide-GDP ribazoletransferase; its protein translation is MLRHELEYFFGAIRFFTRLPVPGWVGHSAEALNHSARYFPAVGLIVGGIGALVYLCAVMLWPQPVAVLLSMTATIYATGAFHEDGLADTVDGFGGGWNKLRILEIMKDSRVGSYGVVAMVLALLGKFTLLSSLDGALVPFALIAGHALSRFCATTLLATMDYVREDMQSKAKPLATRLSVGAMLVGLAFVLPALGFLPLAKGLAGGVMAALVTLWLAAKFRRWLGGYTGDCLGATQQLSEIAFYLGLLANWLP
- a CDS encoding DUF6492 family protein — protein: MRKLSLYCKSFRRDLLRAGHLAESIGRYNREGLPFYMSVPAADLEMFRQHLTGTSVILLSDESIIAANPKHDIAQINALPGGISQQIVKSEFWRLGHSECYVCLDSDAEFLRDFSEDDFIAPDGSPYTVMTEGKELFEFCDRYRYPQVRKDISRECAEAQAFFDRPGRQFIFAIPAVWSVEVWKTLDREVLVPMGISFAELIVRFPYELRIYGEVLLKYRPIVLWPCEPLFKIYYYESQYFFDQKRKIGDKELQKNYLGVLRQSNWNLVHCGSSDKHLASRLVRSIKRYIRYLGV
- a CDS encoding glycosyltransferase family 2 protein, translated to MTRAALIVLGYGQFDKLTRHCLDSVLPAAISLGVPVLAVDNASPDDSASQLQAYGELHPELRVLLTGENLGFAGGMNLGVAATDADWIVLVNSDTRFASDALARLIDAFGRAAADVGIIGPLTNAAGNGQYLALEGETPETVIASAGRLLADDTGVLIPCYRADFFCVGIRRSLWASLGGLDTVFGKGYYEDFDFSMRALRLGFISAICEDAFVYHAGSSSFKRTAEQKQLIRRNKEIFLSRHPDARMPHRRDDNLAVLIAYARLKQSGVWNEALETRQKLRAVMLMSDLPRNPLKRWLWRRKVRKSGVETS
- a CDS encoding ATP-binding protein, translating into MHKQLDILASGVHDAKNQLFIAESLIAASEAEHGIEMAEARYAIESAATRLSRTLTAYHLLRQDAVAAITPAIVGDICDEVMLAQQKHLAVRNIALTVNCTVVDEWPLDRDLITDMLNNAVQNAGRYARQEVCLSATVNDGWLSLCVDDDGPGFTSLPPAQGTGLMVAERLAQLHHRRSRQGSLHLSNHGALGGARFELRLP
- the cobC gene encoding alpha-ribazole phosphatase family protein; this encodes MILHLIRHPKPMIEAGICYGRSDLPAAIESADLARLRTELPPGLPVWSSPLQRCRVLSDQLHAQPIIDDRLAEMNFGHWEGRPWDEIPRSQLDAWAADIANYAPPGGESPTALQQRALAFVAGLTVPEAVMVTHAGVIRMLLAHWLGLPPARWNELQFEFSTVTTVSLTHDSADLIRLNR
- a CDS encoding bifunctional 2-polyprenyl-6-hydroxyphenol methylase/3-demethylubiquinol 3-O-methyltransferase UbiG, with amino-acid sequence MSPTDNLYQQKNDAYFSRARKEIAPLLTKERKLRALEVGCSQGQTLAWLKKEDYCEWVAGVEPFSQPDDEALALIDTFSTVNIEEKLPDIPEQSLDLILFLDVLEHLINPWQTLRDIDCLLKPGGRFIISVPNIRNYHILSALVLKGRFDYTDDGILDRTHLRFFTLASAKQLAEASGAKVEAYLTTGLERPQKKLLGKLGLEGLLATQFILSAQKPY